The following coding sequences lie in one Crassostrea angulata isolate pt1a10 chromosome 10, ASM2561291v2, whole genome shotgun sequence genomic window:
- the LOC128166427 gene encoding DNA methyltransferase 1-associated protein 1-like isoform X1: MKLLLVVKMAAGMDVRDILELEGPEQQFITKDALMNDRKKKVAKKTDMSFKRPEGMHRELWGLLWTDNKDAPPIIPTDTNQGYKQMKAKIGSSKVRPWKWMPFTNPARKDGAVFYHWRRVADEGKDYPFARFNKAVDIPVYSDLEYQQHLHDDNWTRQETDFLFDQCKRFDLRFIIVHDRWDRDKFPNRSVEDIKERYYSICNTLTKVRAPQGSEPKIRAFDAEHERKRKLQLTKLFDRTPEQVEEEEHLIAELKKIELRKKEREKKTQDLQKLITAADSNFDARRSEKKQTKKKIHTPHQKINPTVSTPEPSGIKFADFKTSGVSLRSQRMKLPASIGQKKLKAIEQVLEELGIEYSPIPTEDTVTHFNELRQDIVLLYELKIALATCDYELESLKHRFETLAPGKPLPVETCIKSEPESSVLSAETTGSMVNPSLSPDSPSKQKKLAEAIDVLNANPPGTPNRKRKAALELPNMLKKIKQKM; the protein is encoded by the exons ATGAAATTACTTTTAGTTGTAAAGATGGCAGCAGGAATGGATGTTAGAGATATCTTAGAATTAGAAGGACCAGAGCAACAGTTTATTACAAAAGATGCTTTGATGAATGACAGAAAG AAAAAGGTTGCAAAGAAAACTGATATGTCATTCAAGCGACCAGAAGGAATGCATCGAGAATTATGGGGGCTTTTGTGGACAGATAATAA AGATGCACCTCCAATCATACCAACAGATACAAACCAAGGATATAAACAAATGAAAGCTAAAATCGGTAGTAGCAAAGTCAGACCTTGGAAATGGATGCCGTTCACAAATCCAGCAAGAAAg GATGGTGCTGTTTTTTATCACTGGAGAAGAGTAGCAGATGAAGGAAAAGATTATCCGTTTGCACGCTTTAATAAG GCGGTAGACATCCCTGTATACTCTGATCTGGAGTACCAGCAACACCTCCATGATGACAACTGGACAAGGCAGGAGACAGATTTCCTGTTTGACCAATGTAAACGTTTTGATCTACGCTTCATTATTGTCCATGATCGCTGGGATAGAGACAAATTCCCGAACAGAAGTGTAGAGGACATCAAGGAAAGATACTACAGTATATGCAACACACTGACCAAG GTGAGGGCTCCACAGGGATCAGAGCCAAAAATCCGAGCCTTTGATGCCGAGCATGAGAGAAAACGAAAACTACAGCTTACCAAACTGTTTGACAGAACTCCTGAACAG GTGGAGGAAGAAGAGCATTTGATTGCTGAGCTGAAGAAGATTGAATTGAGGAAGAAAGAGCGGGAAAAGAAGACACAGGATCTACAGAAACTGATCACGGCAGCTGACAGTAACTTTGACGCTAGGCGGTCTGAGAAGAAACagacaaagaagaaaatacacACACCTCATCAAAAGATCAACCCAACAGTT TCTACACCAGAACCCAGTGGAATCAAATTTGCAGATTTCAAGACCTCAGGAGTATCATTAAGAAGTCAGAGG ATGAAATTACCAGCATCAATAGGccagaaaaaattaaaagcaataGAACAAGTTCTTGAGGAACTTGGCATAG AATATAGCCCAATTCCCACAGAAGATACAGTTACACATTTCAATGAATTACGACAAGATATTGTCTTGCTTTATGAACTGAAAATAGCATTGGCAACATGTGATTATGAACTGGAGTCTCTGAAACACAGATTTGAAACATTAGCACCAGGAAAG CCCTTACCAGTGGAAACGTGTATCAAATCTGAGCCAGAATCCTCTGTGTTGAGTGCAGAGACGACGGGATCGATGGTCAATCCCAGCCTCTCCCCCGACTCCCCCTCCAAACAAAAGAAGCTTGCTGAAGCCATAGATGTTCTCAACGCCAACCCACCTGGAACTCCAAAC AGAAAAAGGAAAGCAGCATTAGAACTTCCAAATATGCTGAAGAAGATCAAACAGAAAATGTGA
- the LOC128166427 gene encoding DNA methyltransferase 1-associated protein 1-like isoform X2 — protein MAAGMDVRDILELEGPEQQFITKDALMNDRKKKVAKKTDMSFKRPEGMHRELWGLLWTDNKDAPPIIPTDTNQGYKQMKAKIGSSKVRPWKWMPFTNPARKDGAVFYHWRRVADEGKDYPFARFNKAVDIPVYSDLEYQQHLHDDNWTRQETDFLFDQCKRFDLRFIIVHDRWDRDKFPNRSVEDIKERYYSICNTLTKVRAPQGSEPKIRAFDAEHERKRKLQLTKLFDRTPEQVEEEEHLIAELKKIELRKKEREKKTQDLQKLITAADSNFDARRSEKKQTKKKIHTPHQKINPTVSTPEPSGIKFADFKTSGVSLRSQRMKLPASIGQKKLKAIEQVLEELGIEYSPIPTEDTVTHFNELRQDIVLLYELKIALATCDYELESLKHRFETLAPGKPLPVETCIKSEPESSVLSAETTGSMVNPSLSPDSPSKQKKLAEAIDVLNANPPGTPNRKRKAALELPNMLKKIKQKM, from the exons ATGGCAGCAGGAATGGATGTTAGAGATATCTTAGAATTAGAAGGACCAGAGCAACAGTTTATTACAAAAGATGCTTTGATGAATGACAGAAAG AAAAAGGTTGCAAAGAAAACTGATATGTCATTCAAGCGACCAGAAGGAATGCATCGAGAATTATGGGGGCTTTTGTGGACAGATAATAA AGATGCACCTCCAATCATACCAACAGATACAAACCAAGGATATAAACAAATGAAAGCTAAAATCGGTAGTAGCAAAGTCAGACCTTGGAAATGGATGCCGTTCACAAATCCAGCAAGAAAg GATGGTGCTGTTTTTTATCACTGGAGAAGAGTAGCAGATGAAGGAAAAGATTATCCGTTTGCACGCTTTAATAAG GCGGTAGACATCCCTGTATACTCTGATCTGGAGTACCAGCAACACCTCCATGATGACAACTGGACAAGGCAGGAGACAGATTTCCTGTTTGACCAATGTAAACGTTTTGATCTACGCTTCATTATTGTCCATGATCGCTGGGATAGAGACAAATTCCCGAACAGAAGTGTAGAGGACATCAAGGAAAGATACTACAGTATATGCAACACACTGACCAAG GTGAGGGCTCCACAGGGATCAGAGCCAAAAATCCGAGCCTTTGATGCCGAGCATGAGAGAAAACGAAAACTACAGCTTACCAAACTGTTTGACAGAACTCCTGAACAG GTGGAGGAAGAAGAGCATTTGATTGCTGAGCTGAAGAAGATTGAATTGAGGAAGAAAGAGCGGGAAAAGAAGACACAGGATCTACAGAAACTGATCACGGCAGCTGACAGTAACTTTGACGCTAGGCGGTCTGAGAAGAAACagacaaagaagaaaatacacACACCTCATCAAAAGATCAACCCAACAGTT TCTACACCAGAACCCAGTGGAATCAAATTTGCAGATTTCAAGACCTCAGGAGTATCATTAAGAAGTCAGAGG ATGAAATTACCAGCATCAATAGGccagaaaaaattaaaagcaataGAACAAGTTCTTGAGGAACTTGGCATAG AATATAGCCCAATTCCCACAGAAGATACAGTTACACATTTCAATGAATTACGACAAGATATTGTCTTGCTTTATGAACTGAAAATAGCATTGGCAACATGTGATTATGAACTGGAGTCTCTGAAACACAGATTTGAAACATTAGCACCAGGAAAG CCCTTACCAGTGGAAACGTGTATCAAATCTGAGCCAGAATCCTCTGTGTTGAGTGCAGAGACGACGGGATCGATGGTCAATCCCAGCCTCTCCCCCGACTCCCCCTCCAAACAAAAGAAGCTTGCTGAAGCCATAGATGTTCTCAACGCCAACCCACCTGGAACTCCAAAC AGAAAAAGGAAAGCAGCATTAGAACTTCCAAATATGCTGAAGAAGATCAAACAGAAAATGTGA